Part of the Paenibacillus sp. JNUCC32 genome is shown below.
GATAAAATACGGATACGAGAGGGCCTGTCGCCACCCCGATATGTGCCAGAGTGAAGGCGGCTTCCATGGTTGGCGACGGCGACTCGCCTGCTACCTCGAACAGAAACGATGGCATCGGCTCGGAAGGCGCTACCCGCCACATGATACCGATGACCAAAATCGTTCCTAACAGAGACGGTATCCAAATCATGCGCAACGAGCGTAATCTTAGTCCCTTGTTGATCGCATCGAGTAATCGATATTGGCCAGCAGCTAGACCTAATACGATCAGGAAAGGGATGGTGAGGAGTTTGACGCCCATAACGGCCGCCAGAACAAACCCCGCCGATCCGATGAGAAGGTTAACCCTCCGCGGAGCCCAGTAGAGAGGAACCGTAAGCAGGCCAACAACCGCGTAATAGAATAATGCTTCCCCCGATTGATACTGCTGATGGATGAAGCCGATCAGCACCAGAATCGCTAACCGGCGAATATACAGCCGAAGTCTTGGCTTTCCGCCCGTTGTAGCGCTTCGTGATAGAAACATGTAGAATCCAAGTCCGAACAGAAACGTGAAGATGGTATAAAATCGGGCTTCCACAAAAAAGTTAAGTCCTCGCTGAAGCCAATAATCAGCTGCCGTTTCGGGTGTGGCGATGAGCCAGAGTCCCAATACGTTGACAAACGGCAGTCCAAGGAGGGCAAATCCCCTGAATTGGTCCAAAGAGTACAAGCGCGTCTTTTCAAGGGAAGGGCCATACCGAGTCGCGGCGTCGTGTTGTCCTGCATGCATGATCACACCATCATCCTGTTCACGGATTTAATATAACGGGCTCTGGCGATCAGGAAATAAATCATTTGGGCGACTAAGAATGCCGATGAGGCTGCCATTACAGGTCCGTTTACATTCGGGACATCCAGGTAGCCTAGAATCGGGTCGAGCACGACCAAGGACTGCAGGGCTGCAACCAGGATGGGAATAAAGAACAGCACGGCAATCTGAATGGTTGCGGAGATGTTCATCTCTCGCGCGCTGAGTCCGATCTTGGACAGGGAACGGTACATCGCCTGATCGGCCGAAAGCTCCGTATGCAGTTTGAAATACAGGAAGCTTGCGGTTGAGATCGAGAAGATCAGGGCGACAAACACCCCGATAAAGCTGAATAACGAAAATCCCTGTTTATTGACGTAATAGCTCTCCGCCCTGGATTCTATATAGCCTTCGCTGATTGCACTTCCGTTCCACTCCGACAGCTCAAGACCGAGCTTGGTTTCGGGATCATCCTTCTCGGGGAGTCCTTGGGAATCGGGAAGAATAAACGGATACGTATGATTCACACTGATTTCATTTGCTTTGTTCCCGCCCCCCAACTCTTCAAACATGGTGTCCGTAACGACCAGCAATCTGCCGCTATATACCAAAGCCGCAATCCGGTCTGTGCGGTTCTCCAGGATGAAAGAGTAGGGTTGACCGGATAATTCGATATCTGCTTCCGTTAGCTTCCCTTTACTCTTCCTCGCTGCATTCGGGGTTTCCGTCAATAAGGCTTCATTCTCGCCGAGTGTCCCGGCCGGCTCGGTATTCATCATAGCAGCCAAACGGTCGTATTGGGATTGCGGCATGATGTGTAAGGAATCCTCCCCATTCGCTGACAAGCGGTAGTAGATGGTTTCGACCTCCGCCCGTTTATACTCCAGCCCTTCTGTCTGCAGGCGATTGTCAATCAGGGCCAATTCTTCCTGCGCCTTAATCTTGTCGGTATTGTTATAGTAGGTGTAGCTGAGCGCGTACGGGTTATCCAAATATACCGATTTGATCGATTGCTGCATGGCCAGTACGAAACCGGTGCTCATGGAAGCCAGCGCTACCACAACCGTGACCAGAAACAGCATGCGGGCATTATCCTTAATCTTGTAACTCATTTCGGAAATCCACAGCAGGTTTGTTCCTTTCCAGGTGGTCCTGCGACTTCGCTGCAGCATGCGGACAATCCACACGGACAGCTGGGAGTAGAAGAAATACGTGCCCATAATTCCGGTTGCCGCAGCGATTATCAATCCCGCAGGGTCTAACGCTTTGACACGAAGGACGGAAAAGCCGATGGTAAGCAGCACCACGCCTAAGAGGGCCAGGAACAGATTGGCTTTCGGTTCGGTTTTCGGTTTGCTGGTGCCTTTG
Proteins encoded:
- a CDS encoding DUF418 domain-containing protein, with protein sequence MHAGQHDAATRYGPSLEKTRLYSLDQFRGFALLGLPFVNVLGLWLIATPETAADYWLQRGLNFFVEARFYTIFTFLFGLGFYMFLSRSATTGGKPRLRLYIRRLAILVLIGFIHQQYQSGEALFYYAVVGLLTVPLYWAPRRVNLLIGSAGFVLAAVMGVKLLTIPFLIVLGLAAGQYRLLDAINKGLRLRSLRMIWIPSLLGTILVIGIMWRVAPSEPMPSFLFEVAGESPSPTMEAAFTLAHIGVATGPLVSVFYLSSLLMLGRTRVGAKMLYPLQAYGRMALTNYIGQTVFLVGIQRFMLNTTPTTYVVSSLVSLGIVIFQIIASQLWMRWFQYGPLEWLWRCGTYWTLVPIRKQTGDL
- a CDS encoding FtsX-like permease family protein encodes the protein MSFPQFAFNNVRRNARQYFAYLLSSSFMVMIFFTYAVFIYHPAIENSPMGAMTRTGMTIATVIVYVFAFLFVLYSISVFLKSRNREFGILTILGAEAKQINWLIFLENILIGAIAIVTGIASGMLLSKVFLLISTKVIDMDELPFYWPVKAMLLTAGAFAALFLVISLFTLLFIRKNQVLELLKGTSKPKTEPKANLFLALLGVVLLTIGFSVLRVKALDPAGLIIAAATGIMGTYFFYSQLSVWIVRMLQRSRRTTWKGTNLLWISEMSYKIKDNARMLFLVTVVVALASMSTGFVLAMQQSIKSVYLDNPYALSYTYYNNTDKIKAQEELALIDNRLQTEGLEYKRAEVETIYYRLSANGEDSLHIMPQSQYDRLAAMMNTEPAGTLGENEALLTETPNAARKSKGKLTEADIELSGQPYSFILENRTDRIAALVYSGRLLVVTDTMFEELGGGNKANEISVNHTYPFILPDSQGLPEKDDPETKLGLELSEWNGSAISEGYIESRAESYYVNKQGFSLFSFIGVFVALIFSISTASFLYFKLHTELSADQAMYRSLSKIGLSAREMNISATIQIAVLFFIPILVAALQSLVVLDPILGYLDVPNVNGPVMAASSAFLVAQMIYFLIARARYIKSVNRMMV